Proteins from a genomic interval of Spiroplasma diminutum CUAS-1:
- the pyk gene encoding pyruvate kinase, producing MNKFNLTDKMKRTKVITTIGPSVHSKEAIKELFDKGMTTIRLNFSHADFQEHGERFEWVKELRKEINKPISILLDTKGPEIRIGKMKDGKQEVKAGTEITVYTNPEDFSSRECSATEMQMSYDMSQDVKPGDVVLVDDGKLTMHVISVEKFKVMCTAFNTHLVKTNKRVNLPGVEFTLPFLAEKDYNDIHFGIESNIDYIAASFVNSADNVNEIRAILKAKNAEHIQIISKIESQVGCDNIDSIIDASDGIMVARGDLGLEIPYYDVPYWEKQIIRKCREKGKLVIVATQMLESMTDNPQPTRAEVTDVYYATELGADATMLSGESANGDFPFITVETMSTINKRAEVEFYEKNYYTKQLEKARKSSSGKRAEIANQLANTTMGGNYEYAIVVSRTGELLRTISKFRPNVTILGVCDNEKLWTGFGAMHSIFMSKVEDLDAFMNDDKAIAEIAKSWGAKSGERILFVRNENIKEITVA from the coding sequence ATGAATAAATTTAACTTAACTGACAAAATGAAAAGAACCAAAGTAATTACAACTATTGGTCCAAGTGTTCATTCAAAAGAAGCTATTAAAGAATTATTTGATAAGGGAATGACAACAATACGTTTAAATTTCTCTCATGCAGATTTTCAAGAACATGGTGAAAGATTTGAATGAGTAAAAGAATTAAGAAAAGAAATTAATAAACCAATTTCAATTTTATTGGATACAAAAGGTCCAGAAATTAGAATTGGAAAAATGAAAGATGGAAAACAAGAAGTAAAAGCAGGAACTGAAATAACTGTTTATACTAATCCAGAAGACTTTTCATCAAGAGAATGTTCAGCAACTGAAATGCAAATGTCATATGACATGTCTCAAGATGTTAAACCTGGTGATGTTGTTTTAGTTGATGATGGAAAATTAACAATGCATGTAATAAGCGTTGAAAAATTTAAAGTTATGTGTACAGCATTTAACACACACTTAGTTAAAACAAATAAAAGAGTTAACTTACCAGGTGTTGAATTTACATTACCATTCTTAGCAGAAAAAGATTACAATGATATTCACTTTGGAATTGAAAGTAATATTGACTATATTGCAGCATCATTTGTTAACTCAGCAGATAATGTTAATGAAATTAGAGCAATATTAAAAGCAAAAAATGCAGAACATATCCAAATTATTTCAAAAATTGAATCACAAGTTGGATGTGATAATATTGATTCAATTATTGATGCATCAGATGGAATTATGGTTGCTCGTGGAGATCTAGGATTAGAAATTCCTTACTATGATGTTCCATATTGAGAAAAACAAATAATTAGAAAATGTAGAGAAAAAGGAAAATTAGTTATTGTTGCAACTCAAATGTTAGAATCAATGACTGATAATCCTCAACCTACAAGAGCTGAAGTAACTGACGTTTACTATGCAACAGAATTAGGAGCAGATGCAACTATGTTAAGTGGAGAATCAGCAAATGGTGATTTCCCATTTATAACTGTAGAAACTATGTCAACAATTAATAAGCGTGCAGAAGTTGAATTCTATGAAAAAAACTACTACACTAAACAATTAGAAAAAGCTAGAAAATCAAGTTCAGGAAAAAGAGCTGAAATTGCAAATCAATTAGCAAACACTACAATGGGTGGAAATTACGAATATGCAATCGTTGTTTCAAGAACTGGTGAATTATTAAGAACTATTTCAAAATTTAGACCCAATGTTACAATCTTAGGAGTTTGTGACAATGAAAAATTATGAACAGGATTTGGTGCAATGCACTCAATCTTTATGAGTAAAGTTGAAGATCTTGATGCATTTATGAACGATGATAAAGCAATAGCTGAGATTGCAAAATCTTGAGGAGCTAAATCAGGTGAAAGAATTTTATTTGTAAGAAACGAAAACATTAAAGAAATTACTGTTGCTTAA
- the thrS gene encoding threonine--tRNA ligase — MKVTLLDGNVINYEESKSVLEIAQDISISLGKKCIGAVINGKEVVPNGAVIYRDCKLELITDRHPHYETTINYTAKVIVALAIKTLFPEGSLYPENEPFDKLEFYSYFDYPEKFTMEMLKKVENLANDYIKKGLNFEFQGNVMTEEDYIKGMQAIKVDQKYIDDMVEMNKKRYIKFPISSLNGTLYYPRFANLNKTSDLYKIELNEITAFQISENKFIYKIHGLSAVSEKMLLDKKRKIEEIKESDHKYIAKNLEIYHLDPLIGQGLPIWLPNGTILKQEIKKYLVEKEFEYDFIQVETPVIGTSELYKTSGHWDHYREDMFAPMQLPKEEMVLKPMSCPHHISIYKYKQRSYRDLPLRLAEHALQHRYESSGSLTGLERVRAMELTDSHIFVTPEQVKEEFVRCFNLITDVLSTFDIKVDYLSLSLRDPKDKEKYFDDEKMWNHAETELENVLLELNIDYKKMIGEAAFYGPKLDIQARTALGHEITVSTIQLDFLLPQKFDISYINSEGNLDRPIMIHRGLVGTYERFISVLLEQTKGILPLWCTPLQVEIIPVNIENKDYSEKVREQLKSKFIRSKIDLRDERLSYKIRDAQVRKIPYQLVLGEKESQNDTVTYRKYGSEEQITVTLNEFITLIESQIKNK, encoded by the coding sequence ATGAAAGTAACATTATTAGATGGCAATGTAATAAATTATGAAGAATCAAAATCGGTTTTAGAGATTGCACAAGATATTTCAATATCACTTGGAAAAAAATGTATAGGAGCAGTTATTAATGGAAAAGAAGTTGTTCCAAATGGTGCAGTAATTTATAGAGATTGTAAATTAGAATTAATTACGGATAGACATCCACATTATGAAACAACAATTAATTATACAGCGAAAGTTATTGTGGCATTAGCTATTAAAACTTTGTTTCCAGAGGGAAGTTTATATCCAGAGAATGAACCATTTGATAAGTTAGAATTTTACAGTTATTTTGATTATCCTGAAAAATTTACAATGGAAATGTTAAAAAAAGTTGAAAATTTAGCAAATGATTATATTAAAAAAGGATTAAATTTTGAATTCCAAGGCAATGTAATGACAGAAGAAGATTACATTAAGGGAATGCAAGCAATTAAAGTAGACCAAAAATATATAGATGATATGGTTGAAATGAATAAAAAAAGATACATTAAATTTCCAATCTCTTCATTAAATGGTACACTTTATTACCCAAGATTTGCAAATCTAAATAAAACAAGTGATTTGTATAAAATTGAATTAAATGAAATCACAGCATTTCAAATTTCTGAAAATAAATTTATTTATAAAATTCATGGACTATCTGCAGTATCTGAAAAAATGTTATTAGATAAAAAAAGAAAAATTGAAGAAATTAAAGAGAGCGATCATAAATATATTGCAAAAAACTTAGAAATATACCATTTAGATCCTTTAATTGGTCAAGGACTACCAATTTGATTACCAAATGGAACTATTTTAAAACAAGAAATAAAAAAATACTTAGTGGAAAAAGAATTTGAATATGATTTCATTCAAGTTGAAACTCCAGTAATTGGAACAAGTGAACTTTACAAAACATCAGGTCATTGAGATCATTATCGTGAAGATATGTTTGCACCAATGCAATTACCAAAAGAGGAAATGGTTTTAAAACCAATGAGTTGTCCACATCACATCTCTATTTATAAATATAAACAAAGAAGTTATAGAGACTTACCTTTAAGATTGGCAGAACATGCATTACAACATAGATATGAATCTTCAGGAAGTTTAACTGGGCTTGAAAGAGTTAGAGCAATGGAATTAACAGATTCACATATCTTTGTAACTCCAGAGCAAGTTAAAGAAGAATTTGTAAGATGCTTTAATTTGATTACAGATGTGTTATCAACATTTGATATTAAAGTAGATTATCTTTCTTTATCATTAAGAGATCCAAAAGATAAAGAAAAATATTTTGATGATGAAAAAATGTGAAATCACGCTGAAACAGAGTTAGAAAATGTTTTACTGGAATTAAATATTGATTACAAAAAAATGATTGGTGAAGCTGCATTTTATGGTCCAAAATTGGATATTCAAGCAAGAACTGCACTAGGACATGAAATAACAGTTTCAACTATTCAATTAGATTTTCTATTACCACAAAAATTTGATATTAGTTATATCAACAGTGAAGGTAATTTAGATAGACCAATTATGATTCATAGAGGTCTTGTAGGAACATATGAAAGATTTATTTCAGTTCTATTAGAACAAACAAAAGGTATTTTGCCATTGTGATGTACTCCATTACAAGTTGAAATTATACCTGTAAATATTGAAAATAAAGATTATTCTGAAAAAGTAAGAGAACAGTTGAAATCTAAATTTATTAGATCAAAAATCGACTTAAGAGATGAAAGATTAAGTTACAAAATTCGTGATGCTCAAGTAAGAAAGATACCTTATCAATTAGTATTAGGAGAAAAGGAATCTCAAAATGATACAGTAACATATAGAAAATATGGAAGTGAAGAGCAAATTACAGTTACTTTAAATGAATTTATTACTTTAATCGAAAGTCAAATCAAAAATAAATAG
- a CDS encoding formate/nitrite transporter family protein, which yields MNKNNNIEEEIKILKEQDYGLLDAQHSFMIDGVLGGFKAAIHKLHYTFVKQILLGIMSGVIIGFGYVACVLAMLSTKNPFLAKVLLGFIFPGCIIMITFLGGGLFTSHVFSTIPVFKGCGSRRLYLKGIFGVLLGNFLGTLIFVSLFSAAGGLLEDNKEFLNKVFSLSIHKLYLVGHELTSGHKITTVSILATIGISIASGILCNMMVCATLPMASSTKNAAAVVMLMIFPIAYFAIGGFQHGPANSFFMWMLLFEIIFNSSTVSTEAGLTPEFYQFILFILLSTLPTLIGNWIGGALLLPGILYFINKEYASVLFKKIKLEYLEEKKYSFKERAEKQMKKIDKKINQKEADIEAKEIDKKD from the coding sequence ATGAATAAGAACAATAATATCGAAGAAGAAATAAAGATTCTTAAAGAACAAGATTATGGGCTTTTAGATGCACAACACTCTTTCATGATTGATGGAGTATTGGGTGGATTTAAAGCAGCAATTCATAAATTGCATTATACATTTGTTAAGCAAATTCTACTTGGAATTATGAGTGGTGTAATTATTGGTTTTGGTTATGTAGCATGTGTTTTGGCAATGCTTTCAACAAAAAATCCCTTTTTAGCTAAAGTGCTTTTAGGATTTATTTTTCCAGGTTGTATAATTATGATTACTTTTCTTGGAGGAGGACTTTTTACAAGTCATGTTTTTAGTACAATTCCTGTATTTAAAGGTTGTGGAAGTAGGAGATTATATCTGAAAGGTATTTTTGGAGTTCTTTTAGGGAATTTCTTAGGTACTTTAATATTTGTTTCATTATTTTCAGCTGCTGGTGGATTATTGGAAGACAATAAGGAATTTTTAAATAAAGTATTTTCATTGTCAATTCACAAATTATATTTAGTTGGTCATGAACTTACAAGTGGTCATAAAATTACAACTGTAAGTATATTAGCTACAATTGGTATTAGTATAGCTTCAGGGATTTTATGTAACATGATGGTATGTGCAACTTTACCAATGGCAAGTTCAACTAAAAATGCAGCAGCAGTAGTGATGTTAATGATATTTCCAATTGCTTATTTTGCAATTGGTGGTTTCCAACATGGACCTGCAAATTCATTCTTCATGTGAATGTTATTATTTGAGATAATTTTTAACAGCTCAACAGTTTCAACTGAGGCTGGATTAACTCCAGAATTTTATCAATTTATTTTATTTATACTTTTAAGTACTTTACCTACTCTAATAGGTAACTGAATTGGTGGTGCTTTATTATTACCAGGTATTTTATATTTCATTAATAAAGAATATGCTTCAGTTTTATTTAAAAAAATTAAATTGGAGTATTTAGAAGAGAAAAAATACAGCTTTAAAGAAAGAGCTGAAAAACAAATGAAAAAAATTGATAAAAAAATAAACCAAAAAGAAGCTGATATTGAAGCGAAAGAAATTGATAAAAAAGACTAG
- a CDS encoding YfcC family protein → MKNKLNIKRKFKIPTSFTILFMVLVTIMVISWILNLSGITYVNGETTEKIKAIGIVDLFVSIFIGFEQKLEIIVFVMAIGAFIYIVMKSKSLDALTQKIAWKFKDKTIWAIPIIVVFLSFCGSAYGMSEEAIGFHMIVIPLMLVAGFDIFTALMTVLLGGGIGPMLATFDPFLIFTASDAANMGEAGISEPMEGIIFRFAVWVLVTLFTCVYIMLYARKVKNNPQLSYTFSTLEEDKKFFLKEQVNQIPLTKKRIAINIMFLLMFLIMIVYLIPWDTLAGGNWFENSGNWVNKYMPFLTSLVPGLGLGSMYQVAGFFLIGSLIVAILNWEGEEAFVEDALNGVKDITGVAFIIAMAGAVTYLLIETGMQSLMLTGISNSNTSSMNPFLFIVLTFFLFIPMSFALPSSSGFSSAVFPVWGPLANTITTSNNISMVSGSITAFAFANGMANMVSPASGIVVGAAQIGRIDYGKLMKGTWKFHVSLLVLNTGLLLIGTGLNYTGVHIF, encoded by the coding sequence ATGAAAAATAAACTTAATATAAAAAGGAAATTTAAAATTCCAACATCTTTTACAATACTTTTTATGGTATTAGTAACAATAATGGTTATATCGTGAATATTAAACTTGAGTGGGATTACATATGTAAATGGGGAAACTACTGAAAAAATAAAAGCAATTGGAATTGTAGATTTATTTGTATCGATATTTATAGGGTTTGAGCAAAAATTAGAAATTATAGTTTTTGTAATGGCAATTGGCGCATTTATTTATATAGTTATGAAATCTAAATCATTGGATGCTTTAACACAAAAAATAGCTTGAAAGTTTAAAGATAAAACAATATGGGCAATTCCAATAATTGTAGTATTTTTAAGTTTCTGTGGATCTGCTTATGGAATGTCAGAAGAAGCAATTGGCTTTCACATGATAGTAATTCCATTAATGCTGGTTGCTGGATTTGATATATTTACAGCTTTAATGACAGTTTTACTTGGTGGTGGAATTGGTCCAATGTTAGCAACATTTGATCCATTTCTAATATTTACAGCTTCAGATGCAGCAAATATGGGCGAAGCTGGAATTTCAGAACCAATGGAAGGTATTATATTTAGATTTGCAGTTTGAGTATTAGTTACACTATTTACTTGTGTATATATAATGCTTTATGCAAGAAAAGTAAAAAATAATCCTCAACTATCATATACTTTTTCTACTCTAGAAGAAGATAAAAAATTCTTTTTAAAAGAGCAAGTTAATCAAATACCATTAACTAAAAAAAGAATTGCAATAAATATTATGTTTTTATTAATGTTTTTAATTATGATAGTTTATTTAATTCCTTGAGATACATTAGCAGGTGGAAATTGATTTGAAAATTCTGGAAATTGAGTAAATAAATATATGCCTTTTTTAACAAGTTTAGTTCCAGGATTAGGTCTTGGTTCAATGTATCAAGTTGCTGGTTTTTTCCTAATTGGATCATTAATTGTTGCTATTTTGAACTGAGAAGGTGAAGAAGCGTTTGTTGAAGATGCTTTAAACGGAGTTAAAGATATTACTGGTGTAGCATTTATTATTGCAATGGCAGGAGCAGTTACATATTTATTAATTGAAACAGGAATGCAATCATTAATGTTAACAGGAATTTCAAATTCGAATACATCATCAATGAATCCATTTTTATTTATAGTTTTAACATTCTTCTTATTTATTCCTATGTCTTTTGCATTACCTTCAAGTTCAGGATTCTCATCTGCTGTATTTCCTGTATGAGGTCCACTTGCAAATACAATTACAACTAGTAATAATATAAGTATGGTATCGGGAAGTATAACTGCATTTGCCTTTGCAAATGGTATGGCAAATATGGTTTCTCCAGCTTCAGGAATCGTTGTTGGAGCGGCTCAAATTGGAAGAATAGATTATGGTAAACTTATGAAAGGAACTTGAAAGTTTCATGTAAGTCTATTAGTATTAAATACAGGATTACTTTTAATAGGAACTGGTTTAAACTATACTGGTGTACATATTTTTTAG
- a CDS encoding ABC transporter ATP-binding protein, translating to MKRKKFNSDKAFSAKKFADSFKMIGECIRKNPGIFAGYIIFTIIDSIFYSSMTIVVSQMTKNLTSQGEQGNVFLNFSMTWVSWIYVGLALLFLIIIFDYLTNIYAAYFSKRVEIYLRIKALKKLVDIDISYYSKNQLGLIMSRVINDSQGSGDSFNDFLLNLLFSFVSFATMLVFMFILDLILTLIVLLVFTILVIVIWVIFVYYRRAIIISIDVKQAIDADITDRLINIRAIKANAAEERETKRNLQLHEQYDKKLSKVIWLQSLLAFFSYTIAWSLPIITIIATIALYSNSMDPNELSYLIVAFTSATNNILYALLTLPIWMRGLTKLSNCIMRLNYIYDSRSLLKFVDNPKEIGDIEKISFNKVTFNYPESPGKQILAEVSFDFEKNKSYAFVGETGVGKSTIAKLLLRFYDVTTGELLINGTNIKLIDHNQYLNKVGYVEQEPQIFYGTVMENLKYPLFDKSDEQAIEAAKKAKIHNYIKKLPKGYDTILGERGFMFSGGQKQRLVIARIFLKDPQLLILDEATSALDNVVEKEIQTELDKLMVGRTTVVIAHRLSTIKNVDEIIVLDKNGVAQRGTFYELKEKEGRFKKLYTLGLMK from the coding sequence ATGAAAAGGAAAAAATTTAATAGTGATAAAGCATTTTCTGCTAAGAAATTTGCTGATTCATTTAAAATGATTGGAGAATGTATAAGAAAAAATCCAGGTATCTTTGCTGGATATATTATTTTTACAATCATAGATTCAATTTTTTATTCTTCAATGACAATAGTTGTAAGTCAAATGACAAAAAATCTTACTAGTCAAGGAGAACAAGGAAATGTCTTTCTAAATTTTTCAATGACATGAGTTAGTTGAATTTATGTAGGATTAGCATTATTATTCCTAATAATTATTTTTGATTATTTAACAAACATTTATGCTGCCTATTTTTCTAAAAGAGTTGAAATTTATTTAAGAATTAAAGCATTAAAAAAATTAGTTGATATTGATATTAGTTATTATTCAAAAAATCAACTTGGTTTAATTATGTCTAGAGTAATAAATGATAGTCAAGGTTCTGGGGATTCATTTAATGATTTTCTATTAAATTTATTATTTAGTTTTGTTAGTTTTGCAACAATGTTAGTATTTATGTTTATATTAGATTTAATTTTAACTTTAATTGTTTTATTAGTATTTACAATACTTGTAATTGTGATTTGAGTTATCTTTGTATATTACAGAAGAGCAATTATAATTTCTATTGATGTTAAACAAGCAATTGATGCAGATATAACAGATAGATTAATAAATATTCGTGCAATAAAAGCAAATGCAGCAGAAGAAAGAGAGACAAAGCGAAATCTTCAATTACATGAACAGTATGATAAAAAATTAAGTAAAGTAATCTGATTGCAATCATTATTAGCTTTCTTTTCTTATACAATTGCATGATCATTACCAATTATTACTATAATTGCAACAATTGCTTTATATAGTAATTCAATGGACCCAAATGAATTATCATATTTAATTGTAGCTTTTACTTCAGCTACAAATAATATATTATATGCTCTTTTAACGTTGCCAATTTGAATGAGAGGTTTAACTAAACTTTCAAATTGTATTATGAGATTAAATTACATTTATGATAGTAGATCTCTTTTAAAATTTGTAGATAACCCTAAAGAAATTGGTGATATTGAAAAAATATCATTTAACAAAGTTACATTTAATTATCCCGAATCTCCAGGTAAGCAAATATTGGCTGAAGTATCTTTCGATTTTGAAAAGAATAAAAGTTATGCATTTGTTGGTGAAACTGGAGTTGGAAAGTCAACGATTGCAAAATTACTGTTGAGGTTCTATGATGTTACAACAGGAGAATTATTAATAAATGGAACAAATATTAAATTAATTGATCATAATCAATATTTAAATAAAGTTGGTTATGTTGAACAAGAACCACAAATATTTTATGGAACTGTTATGGAAAATTTAAAGTATCCATTATTTGATAAGAGCGATGAGCAAGCAATTGAAGCTGCCAAAAAGGCCAAAATCCATAATTACATAAAAAAATTACCAAAAGGTTATGATACAATTTTAGGAGAACGTGGTTTTATGTTTAGTGGAGGGCAAAAGCAACGTCTAGTAATTGCAAGGATTTTCTTGAAAGATCCGCAATTGCTAATTCTCGATGAAGCAACTAGTGCTTTAGATAATGTTGTTGAAAAAGAAATTCAAACAGAACTTGATAAGTTAATGGTTGGAAGAACAACAGTAGTTATTGCACATAGATTAAGTACAATTAAAAATGTAGATGAAATAATTGTTCTTGATAAAAATGGAGTTGCACAAAGAGGCACATTTTACGAACTTAAAGAAAAAGAAGGTCGTTTTAAAAAGTTATATACATTAGGTTTAATGAAATAG
- a CDS encoding PTS lactose/cellobiose transporter subunit IIA: protein MNEINWENISMEMISCIGTSKSNAIMAIRAAKNQDFVKAKDLILEAEIEMSKAHNLHFDIVSREANGEKLDLKLLFLHAEDQMLTTQAMIDLGKEMIEMYKIIYK, encoded by the coding sequence ATGAATGAAATAAATTGAGAAAATATATCAATGGAAATGATTTCTTGTATAGGAACCTCAAAATCAAATGCAATTATGGCTATTCGAGCTGCAAAAAATCAAGATTTTGTTAAAGCAAAAGATTTGATTTTAGAAGCAGAAATTGAAATGTCTAAAGCACATAATCTTCACTTTGATATTGTTTCAAGAGAAGCTAATGGAGAAAAACTTGATCTAAAGTTACTTTTTCTTCATGCAGAAGATCAAATGCTTACAACGCAAGCTATGATCGACTTAGGAAAAGAAATGATAGAAATGTATAAAATTATTTACAAATAA
- a CDS encoding ROK family protein has product MSKAFTIDLGATSAKCAFFEDEKVIKTFVYKTIDKTNLLENIAKKTYEIAKENNIDMNDLDFVGVAVCGIVDNETGTVIYSTNLGWKNYPTRKELISLFGNENIIVLNDAKAATYGEWAASLNREPDSMALFTIGTGVGGGAIFNRKLVFGDNTGLPSEPGHGGGFQNQFQCDCGLIGCLDPVSSATGIERRLREVGSTSTGPLGKIYADLKENIHIIDVADLFINGDPEITKIFEENLEPLAKCISVLIHFFDLSMVVIGGGPSNLGEPFLNIIKEKLKSYVLPDFYSKIRINKSNLGDLVGAWGVYKYGLDHIINKK; this is encoded by the coding sequence ATGTCAAAGGCGTTTACTATAGATTTGGGTGCAACATCTGCAAAATGTGCATTCTTTGAAGATGAAAAAGTTATAAAAACTTTCGTTTACAAAACTATTGATAAAACTAATTTATTAGAAAATATTGCAAAAAAAACTTATGAAATTGCAAAAGAAAACAACATCGATATGAATGATTTAGATTTTGTTGGAGTTGCTGTATGTGGAATAGTTGATAATGAAACTGGAACAGTAATTTATTCAACTAATTTAGGATGAAAAAATTATCCAACAAGAAAAGAATTAATTTCATTATTTGGCAATGAAAACATTATTGTCTTAAATGATGCAAAAGCAGCTACATATGGAGAATGAGCAGCATCATTAAATAGAGAACCAGATTCAATGGCTTTATTTACAATTGGTACTGGTGTTGGTGGAGGAGCTATATTTAATAGAAAATTAGTTTTTGGAGATAATACAGGATTACCAAGTGAACCTGGTCATGGTGGAGGATTTCAAAATCAATTTCAATGTGATTGTGGTTTAATTGGTTGTTTAGACCCTGTTTCTTCTGCTACAGGTATTGAAAGAAGATTAAGAGAAGTTGGTTCAACTTCAACTGGACCACTTGGAAAAATATATGCTGATTTAAAAGAAAATATTCATATTATAGATGTAGCAGACTTATTTATTAATGGTGATCCAGAAATTACAAAAATATTTGAAGAAAATTTAGAACCACTTGCTAAATGTATTTCAGTTCTAATTCACTTCTTTGATTTATCAATGGTTGTAATTGGAGGAGGACCTTCTAATTTAGGAGAACCATTCTTAAACATTATTAAAGAAAAACTAAAGAGCTATGTATTACCAGACTTTTACTCAAAAATTAGAATCAATAAATCAAACTTAGGAGATTTAGTTGGTGCTTGAGGAGTTTATAAGTATGGTTTAGATCATATTATAAATAAAAAATAA